Genomic DNA from Nicotiana tabacum cultivar K326 chromosome 21, ASM71507v2, whole genome shotgun sequence:
GTGGCGAAGCCAGGAATTTCCTCAAGAGTGTTCAAACTTGGAAGAAGTAAAGAAAATTtccgacaaagggtgttcaacATATATTATGTACCTTTAAAACTtgatattttacctatatatgtAGTGTAACCGACAAAATGTGGTCAATTGACCAGCCAAAGTGTGGCTTCGCCCCTGACAATAAGATTGTGTACATAGACCGGATATTGTTTGGTCTTTTCACGAACCCCTCGCATAATGGAAACTTAGTACACTAGCCGGGCTGACCATGTAAAAGAAAGAAATTAAGACCAATTTCTTACCTTTCTCTGACATAATTACTGTTTGGGAAGTATATTGGAGAACCAAGCTTCAAAATCAGAATTCCTTGAATTCCATCTACACCAGGATATTGTTCTACGTCTCTAAACACAGTTTCTGTTATGTTTCCAAGCTTGCAAGTTGGTGGCCTTGCTACATATAGAAGTGCTCTGACCAAGGCAAGTCCAACCTAAATTAcccaaaaagaaatttaaaaaaaaaaaatcaaacattgATCTATATTATATTGCATCGGGTCTGTTTAATTTTATATGATAATGTTTGACTGACTATAGaatttaagaaataaagaaagactttTGACTCGTACCGACATCATGAGTCCCATGTCCATGCTTATGAAGGCAACGCCCAAAAAGGCAACCATACAAATCAAGAAATCAAATTTGTCTGTCTTGTAAAGATGATAAAACTTCTCATAATCAATTAGGCCAAGCATTGCAGACATAATTATAGCAGAGAGCGCAACAAGTGGTGTGTAGCCAAAGAGCGGAGCCAAAAATAGTAGGGTTAGCAGCATGCAGAGTGACATGACTACATTTGACATTTGAGTCTTGCATCCCGCGTTGTGGTTCACCGCAGTTTTTGAAAATGGCCCTGAAAAATGGAGCATTATTGATAGACGTTTATTTTATACTGTCAGTATATAAAAGAACGTGTCATAACAcaagattttatttatttttcaatgaAGTGGTGGTGGAGACACCCTTTGGAAATGGGTGTCACCAtttgaaaatataatacaaaGTGAATAAACTGAATTGTGATTATAGATCGATACTGCTTATGTAAAATAATGCGTACACCACTGTAGTGAATAAATTACCTGTAGTCAAGTAGCAAGAAGTGAAAGAGCCAGCAATATTCATAAGGCCAATTGCTACCATCTCCTTGTTGCCATCAATTTGTTCATTATTCATAATGGAGAAACTCCTTCCAATAGCTATTCCTTCCTATAAAATATTCCATTGGAAAAATTGAAGctacatatttttgaaaaattatttttatttaattttcaagttcaagatgATTATCTCGTGGCTATTGAGAACGAATTAAATCAGATAGTACAACTATTTAATCAATCTCTCTGACATGCGTCTACGATACCAAAATCGAAAAGACTGAAAATATATATGGAAAGAATATACTTACAGCTAGAGAAATAATTGTTGTGATAATCCCAGCTTTTACAGCTGCATATACATACTCCGGGTTAAAAGTTAGAAGATGAATGGATGGTGGATTTATTCCTTTACTCAATTCACCAACCTGCATTGTGTAAAAAGATCTCCAAATATGAGAGAACAAATGGGAAAATAATTTAGTATATATTTGAGCATTTTTTTTTGCGTATTCTTTGTACTCCCTCTGTTTCGTTTTATATGacatattttatctttaatttattccaaaaagaacGGTACCTTCTTATAATATTAAagataatttaactttaaaattctcATTTTACTCTTATGACACGATTATAGGCATAAAATGACATGGCATATATATTTGAGATCACAAGTTTCAACGATCTTCTAGTCAAACACCTTCACATAAAACGAAACGAACACATTTATTTATtcattattttgaaagaaaagaagactAAAAAAAGGAGAGTGTAACTCACAATGGCAATGCCATGTTTCTCAGCATGGAATAAATAAGCAAAAAGGCAGCCAAGTATGACAACAATAATTGGAGCAATGGCTGAAACCCAAAAAAGATTTGGTTTCTTCTTTCTCTGCAAAATTCCACAATTATTTTTCTCAGATTTAATTAATGATACGCAATATTTCTATATTGTCAGTGTATATAAATTAAAACAACTTCAATATTAAAAACTCACCACATATCTAGATAATTGTAGGAAGACAAGGAAGATTACACCAACAACTGCACACTGCCATGTCCACTGTTTTAAtgcaaataaaaatagaaaaaaaaggatATCAGTTAGTGTCAAAGCAAaaaattactactactattaaaTAACTCATATAGGTAGTAAATAATTAGAATTTCTTACTACTATTATTAAATAACTCATGTAGGTAATAAATAATTAGAATTTCTCAATGTACTGTCTATGCAATTTGGCCAATACCATTTATAGCTTTTctcaatgaaatgcaattcttcttattcttttttgCTTTTAACACTCTTTTTATGCTTTTCCTTTGGCTgtatattgatttttttttttttgcgagtTTAAGTTTTATGTAATAACGATATGCAGGGCCGGCTCTAACGTGATGAGGGGTAAGGCATgtgccttaggcccccaaatttgAGGGGGctcattttaaaagaaaaataggtttataggtatttaaaaaataatatttagtactttttaatacaaaattagagtttttaatataaaaggaAATAGAGCTGTTTAGATATGTAACTAAAGTAATAATTTGACATATTTAAAAATGAATAGATGAATAGTTTTCGCAACGTTTCAGTTTTACTCATTCATTAGATAATGTATACAAAAATTCGCTCTCCCTTTCTTAATATGTCCAAGTCAATCTTTCTTTTCTCCACTCTctttatatttcagaaacccctaTATATTTTCTGTCTTTCTCTTTAATATTCTTACTCACCTTCTTTCTCCAATATTTCATTACTCACTTTCTTTCTACAAGATTTCATTAGCTCCACTGTTCAACAATACTTTTAAGCTTCCAATAATTCTATACTTCTATTGCTCTATAAAATATTACTATCTAATATCAACAATATCTCGAGAAAAATTAAATGAGCtggctatattatcaattgaataaagataattagagaaaattgattataaaaaagattattaacaactttgtatttcaaaaagttagaagaatatatttaaaataaaacgtATGTTATAActatcttttaaaaatttaggccCCATATTAAACTTTGGCCTTAGGCCCCGCATATCCTTGAGCCGCCCCTGAtgatatgaaattatttatataatcATACTACTTAAATTACAAGTTAATCTTTATGATAAATATTATTTGGTAAcctaataaaataatagtaatatttAACTAATCTATTCTATCACATTTTATATTATACTGATATATATAGTCAACCTCTCTATAATAGTGTAATTTGTTCTCGGTGACGGATGCAACATATAACTATcaggttcaactgaacccagtaCTTTCAATGCGGaacataaatttatatgtaaaaaatcactaaaattataataaatagtagatatgaacccataattttaaatgCTAAACCCCTAAAGAGTAAGGTAAGGCCTAAAGCCTATCATTGACCGAACAGCGAACTTAGCTTCAAAGCTTGAAGTGAAGGCTTTACCTTTCCTTTAATCAAATCAATGCCAGAGAATACATCGGAAGCTAATTAGCGCATAGGCAGCGTTGCGCCATCTGTTATACCGTTTTAGAGAGAATTTGAGTTAAGAGACtaatccaaaaaaaagaaagtGACCAATCTTTCTGTGTAGGCGGCGAAGGGATGGTAAGGCTTTGAAGCCAAGCAAGCAGCTATTAGAAAGAAGTTGAAGCTATAACAGCTGAACCCATAGAACTAAAATCCTAGATCCGCTTCTGTTTGTTCTAATATTTTTGGCAGCTATAGCGAAATGCTATTATAGAGAACATGTAATATAAGACAACATGAAAATCGATTCCAAAATAAACTTGGCCATTTTAGTGAAATGATGTTATAAAGGACGGCTGCTATAGAGAGATTTGTAGTgtaaaaaataattacaatatcagtgtgtgtatatataattataattgACTAATTACCTCTTTTCTGTTTTCAAAGACAGAACGTAAAACATGAACAACATCAGTATGGCTAGTGAAATGTTTCAAGCCAAGGATGCCCTTCAGTTGCTGTAGGCAGATAATTACTGCTGTCCCTCCCATAAATCCAGTAATTGTTGAATGTGATAGAAAATCCACCAAAAATCCAAGCCTGCAAATGACAATATAATAATTACTTTCATTAGATGATAGACTGTTAACGTGTTGGTGTATACACCTAGTGCGGGTAAATTTTTACCGATTGTCAATTATTGGACATAATATCCTTTGCGACCTGAACGATGTACCTTATATTATATATACAAGCGTTATAAATAATTCTGAAATAATTGTACTTGTGATCTCTTGGTTATTGGTAAATTCTACTTAAGGGTCATGTGATATTTCACTAAGCATATTTAACCGATAAACTAGAACATGCTTTTTGGTCaggaaataaattatatttatattattgttaGAATTATATTTCCATTAAATATGGAGTGACAATACAAATTTAACATACTACAAGGGTATTAATTTCTTTTACGGTTAATAATTCATTATATTTGCAAAGATTCACAAGCAGAAGGATCAAAAGTCCACATATTCATTAATTCTTGATTAAATGTGCTTAACCAAATATCACAAGGATCAGAATTATAATTTCTAGATATTTCAAGGACTAAAAGCACAAATCTCCCTTTAATTCTTACACTACTCCCGTAATTTAACCTGTTGTAATAGGCTGCTtgcattttttttcaaattactaaTTTCACTTATTACGAGTAATCACTTATAATTATTGTTTAAATAATACGAAAATGTCAAAATTCTTTTACACTATCAATAGTATATCGAAGTTTATACCTTAGCACACCCAAAGCAGTTTGCACCAAACCAGAGACAAAGGTGGCTGTGTAGAACAAACTGAGGTACAATTGCATATTTTCCTGAGGTTTAACTTTTTCTTGAATGGATTCAGCAATAAGCAATGAGCAAGTTGCTACTGTTCCAACAGCAAGATGCTTTGAACTTCCAAAAACAGCATAAATAAGAGGGGGAACAAAGCTTGAATCTGCATACACATTCATAATaataaccaattaattcaaaaatttAGGTTATgtcattgaaaagaaaaaaggcaACCGGTGCACGAATCATCTCATATTCACACAAAATTCGAGGAAGGACCACATGCCAAGGGAGTATGTTCTAGGCGCAGTGACCAGGCCCGAGCGACTGATTACCAAAAACACAGGTCTCCGTAAAGTCGTAAGACCATGTATGGGGGCTGACGCTTGCCCAGTGCCGGAAGGTCAATGAAGTTGGTGACCTGATGACAGGGGACTCCACCCCGTGGGAAATACGAGATCACCCCAAGGACGCCTTCGGCATTCAGGGGTCACGGACCGAAGGCAGCCTACTCTGATGCAAACATCAGTGACTGATTTCACAACTCAAACCCGTGACCTATTGGTTACAAGAACATGAAGGCGGGATAAAATTTTTACACTATCAGGTTAGATTGATCTACAATAACATATTTATATAAAGAATTCTCTACATCTTATATAGGATAGGATATCTAGGCTTTGGAAACCAATGAATTCTTCCGATGTGTGATATATAATTTCTACCAACGGATAATGTTTACGCAAGGAGAAATCTGTATGTCTCCTAAACTAGTATTTAGGTTGAAATACAACAAAAGATAATTGCATATAACTACTCATAAAAAGTGAAATTAGCATTCTGAACCGAGGCGAATCCAGAATTTATATTCTATAGGTTTAaatctattatattttttaagttatgagttcatatatACTATTTCTTGCAatattttacacataaatttatattACGCATCGAAAAGTACTAATGAACCCGATGCTTTCAAGCTGCATCCGCCCCTGATCCGGAACAACAATGCAAGCAACATTCTATAGCAGATTAAATTGCACGGATATAATAAACTTATCATTATACTGTCAGtgcatataaataaatcaatataacTTACAGAGTCCGATAATCGGAGGAAGGTTGGCGAGTTTCGCGTAGCTTATTCCTTGTGGGATTGCAAGACTAGCAATGGTTATTCCAGCAAGAAGATCAAACTTGAATAGCCCTAAATTGTATTTAGGCAACCATTGAAACATTGGAACAAAATATTGAATTCCCTTTTGAATTCTGATTGAAAGTTTCTCGTTCTTGAATTCATGGAATGGATCATCTGGAAAAAGTGTTTCTTTTAAATTTGCTTTAAGAACTGTTCCAAAGCTACGGGGTGGTGCATAGTTAACCCCATGCAATGATTTCTTAGGAGAAGTCATTGTTTCTGGCTAGTTCTgcaaaagaaggagaaagaaataGAAAGGAGAAGTTTAATTCATGTATATATAGAAAAGCATGACTTAATTATATGATCAAAtggaaaagaaaattttattggtattttaacatgttataatagataatttatcttatttttcaGATTATGAATTCCATTTTTTTATGAGTAATTACATGGATTAGTCATATTTTAGGTGACATGTAGAATGACAAATAGCAAAAAATGATGCAAGAATGTCAAGGCGGGAAAtaatatttttggctattttaatTTGTTGCGATAGATAATCTACATAGTTTTTATATTACAAACAATAACGTGTAAGTGACAAAGTGGTAcggtaaaagaagaagaagaaaaattaatcTAAATGGTTGTTTACCCAACTACTTAAATTAGAAATAATTGacaaatgtataatatatgtacaatttatgtataatatgtgtataattctGTAAAATCAATATATAACCTATGAGCGTATACCGATTAGGAAAAGTAAACAGTAAATCCGGCCAACTATTTGTGCAAATGTGAAACTTATTGGTAGTGTTTATCTTTGGACTAGATTCATTCCCATTACCTAAGTAAAATTTCAATATCTATTAAAATACAAATTACATGATGCTATTCCATTTACCCTAAAAGAAAGTAcctaaagaaaatgaaaagatatTTGAATGGTAACATCATATGTGATGGAATCTTTATACTCAGTTAGGTGTGAATGTAAACATTCCTTAAATGGAATATATGTTTGAATTTAATTAGGTGAATATAATTGATACTTTTTTTGGTTATAATCTTAATGACATAAGATCTCATACTAGACATGCCATATGAAAACTTTCAAAGAGGCATAATTCTTTAATATGATTTTTTCTAAATTAGGAAAAGATATAAATGTTTAAACTCTTGTATTATATAAGATCCTAACAGGCCATATGAAACTTTCAAATTATATTAGTTATTTAATGTCTTTTTTCCTAGATTAGGAAAAGATATAAATGTGCAAAAAAATGTCTATGATCAAGTTATAGCACCTTAAATTCTGGCCCGCACCGGATAGTTTGGAGAATAAATCACTTTCTTACAAGCATGAAGATCAAAtgaaaataaagagaagataacATGGATAAAATTTGAGACCTAAGGATAGAAGAGATGTCCCAATTGCTGGGACACCCTTATATAGCAACTAATTAAAAAAGATAATAGGAAGAAGAAGTAATTAATTGCTACTTTGACTATGGATTCTGAGTGAAAATTTGCGACATATAAAGAGGAAATTACTGGTTGGAAATAAGGTAAAAACGGCTACAAATATGGAGTGACAATCATTTTAGCTTTATCTATGTTTAACCACTAATAAGTAATGAGTGAATAACGATTAGATGCTAAAAAATGGATATAAGTGTAAGGATTAACACTTTATAAGGATAAATTGTGGCGAAAATAAAAGGAGGATATATTGgtttttttaatgtttttttggaaaaaaaaattcgaGGGAACAATTGAAGATGGCCCTATAATAATGGGAAAGGATGCATAGATTTTTTTCCCataattacaaacaaaaaaattAGTTAAAgacaagaaacaaaaaaaatggtaaaattaGTTAGGGTGTCTTTGGtacaaaggaaaatatttttcaaattttgtctCATTATCCAACACTAGAAAAACATAAGCGAAGAaaattgttatttttctttttgttaggcAAGAAGACCTCTAGttgaattattattaaattattaagACTAACTGAAAAAGGGGTACTATTCTTCTTCCTCCACTAGAGTAGTGATATTGTTTccttttaatgaaaattaatttttatgtttGGTATAATAAATAGGATAAAAATCATTTCTATATACTAATGAATTATTGAATTCTCTTGACATAAAAAAACTTTAAAATGTAATGGTATAAGGGAGATTGGCAGGAATGGCCCCGCACTGGACTGATATTAGCCGAATATCTCTAAAATTAGCGGTATTTAAAAAATAGCTCCCGAACCCGCACACAGCTCTTCTGGGGTTTGTCGCACCAGATTAAATTGTTCATCAAAGTATACCCGATTGTCATACTTTTGCTTTTCAGAATTTCTCTATCGTATTGATAGAGTTGATGCTATTATTACTCTAAGGGATCGTTTAGTATGAGGTATAAGTACAAATAGTGCTgggataaaaatttaataccaccttaatattttgtttggttagcaaacctgagataagttatcccgggattaaaattaataatgagataacttataccttgtagGGGGAGTAATTAGTGCCGGGATAACTTATattttcttagaaattatgcaaacgtcatttttaatacaacatatcAGGATAAAAaataatcccagcataacttatcACAACATCACTTATCCCAGCATAACCtatattcaaaccaaacgacccctaattgTCTGATAAGTTGTTCATCGAAGTCTGCCAAATTGTCATACTTTTGCTCTTCGGAGATTTTTCTATCGAGTTGGTAGAGTTGATGCTATATTTACTCTTCCTATCTATTAAGTTATTTATTGAAGTCTACCCGATTGACATATTTTTTTAGGTTATTTTAACCAAGTGTTCTTCGAATTTGCTACTTTAATTTTGATCAAACCACCACAAATATGCTCCAAACGATCTCAAATTTGAAATAAAGCTTCCAAATAACAACACAAACAATCCTCAATCACCAATTTAGTGGAATAACATCAAATCAAAAAGACTCACTTTCTCTTATTCAAAAATTTCTTAGGTCCAACCATGGAGTTTTCAAACTTGTACAGTAAATCATCATAATTTGTGTTGAATTAAAAATTCAAGCATAAATTATCAACATGCAaacgattttaataataatcaATCATTAACTTCTATTTTCCACAACTAAATAAGAATTTCAAGgttcaaaaattgaagaactaagATGTTAAAGTCAAAAGTGAGGACATTTTGCTATGATCAGATATTGATGGTATAAGGGGTTCAAATATTGCTTTACATCACCAGTGGAGTAGCACGCATTCGTGTTAATTGCATTGATTTTCACTTATGATTTGACCAGTGATGAAAGGCTAACTTATGGAAGATTAAAATCAAGATTTCAATAGTTCTAATTGGACTGGTTTCTTGTTAATTTATCTCAATCCCATGAGctccaaataacaataataaaatatgGCATAGCACTTATTTCTGAACCTAAGTTACAATTCAGCTTTCGATGACGACAGAGCTCACATGTCACATGTATGAAATTGAAAGGAAATATTGTTTGGTTCCTTTCCTCTCACAGACTTGAGTATAGAATACAATCCCTAGCTATCAAAATAATATGCAGTTTGGTAAGAGCGCATCATATAATGTGTGGATTAGACACACATCAACCTTGCAGCAAACAAAATCTAGTATTTAAGTGGCCCATTATCGAGTTTCAAACCCATACATCGCTAGCTCTCGAGAATTTCTCAGTTactaaaaatatgtaataatagcCATTTCGAAAATTTGTTCGACCACTATCCACTATATTGAAGCTCGCTCTTTCAAATCGAGATACAATCATTTTACAATAATCATCCTCATAATGCAGATACTGAACAATCATTACCCTAAATTTGTTTATACAAAAAAAGAGGCAAGTGGGGAGGCTGCAAAGAGATGTGAAAACACCCAAGAATGATATACCAAATTGATAAAGAAACATCCTATAAGAGAAAGGATTTCTTCCAAAAGTAGCAGGATGAGTTGTTGAATTTCTGGAATCTTTGTACAGCTCTCAACCTTGATGTCAGATTTGAACAATGGAACACCTTTTTTTTAAGCCTGTTACACATTCTTGATATAAACAAATGTACAAGCTAAAATATCACTGCAGGAAGAAGAggggggtgggggggtgggggggcAGACAGCTGTGAAACACTCTCCCGGCACCCATGCGATATGCTAGCCCCAATCGGTTTGGACCATAAGAAACTGTACTACTTTAGGACTGTTGAAGGGGTTCCTCATTTGTGTCCTTGATGCCAATTTCAGATTTGCAGAGGGGGCAAGACGCATTAATCTTCAGCCATTTATCTACACACTGAGTATGGAAGAAATGCGAGCAAGGCAACTCCCTTAGCTCGTCATTGTCCTCGTACTTTGTTAAGCAAATACAACATACCTGTATGCGTTTAAAGCATAAATACTGGTTAATATATGAGATTTACAACTCAATTACATAAAAAGCTCATGTATGTTCAACCAGTCGACTAGTGAATTCAGCAAGGTTACAGTTCTTATGTAATACCACATGTATTATGTAACAGGCTAATAGCGGACCTCTAAAAGACGATCGAGTTAATCAAAGATGATCCAGCAAATATAATTAGTAATATCCTTTTCGATTGTTTCGACTGATATGAATAACTGACATGATCTACATATAGGTCGGTATTTAAAATtcaattttatgaaaaatattagGTTGCCATCTGTGTAGAAGCATGAATGCCAAAAAGTAATAAAAAATCTCATATTCTCTCAATGATAAGTTTAAAGCCACATACTATTCTACAGCTTTAGAGGATAACATCAGAAAGATACATTATCTCTTCTTCTAGTACTCAAAACCTTCACATGCATAACATTTTTCCTGGTCTACTGAATGCCTGACTGCTAAAGATAGACAAATCAGATAattcattttccttcttcttctcctttgcacttTGGACAGTTTTACTAAGCACAATTTATATGTGTATGGATAGCTTTTTTCACCTCCCTAACGATGTTGTTTTCTACGTTACCCTTGTTCTTTGGAATGTAAATGGAAATTATACAAAACCAGATCAATCAAAACTACAAGACAAAACCAAACAGGAAATGGTAAAGACATAGAGGAAACCGTCCTGTATGGTGTTCTAATTACTCTGCCTTACacttcgggggggggggggctacaAAACTATATTGAAAATACAAATGTAGTGGGGTATAAAGGAAAATTTAATCACAAAAATAGACTACAAGAAATGCTTTACATGTTGAGTTTCAACATCAAACACAGTTATTTATTAAAATAGTCATTTATTATTGCCTCATTGAGCGTATGAATAGCAGTCATGGAAAAATAGAAATGTTGTCTCTTTGCGTATAACCATTTGGTTGATGTAGTACCCATATAAATACTTTAGATCATTCAGAtgcaaacaacatcaaatcaagaAGCAAAAACTACTTTCTGTGAGACTTATCCACAAATTCAATTTCTGACTCCCAAAGGCTATAAATGGAAGGATAAACTTACTGCATCTTCTCCCGAGATAGCACGTTCCTTCTCTGTGCCGGTGGCTATAAAACCACCTTCCTCCCCTTCTGAATTTTTGTTTCCATTGCTCCCCGTTCCATTGGTCTTGACCCTATACTTATGTGTCGGAAGAGCATTAATGGACTCTTCTGTGGCTCCTCTCACTCCATGCATATTCTCACGGACACCAAGGATTGAAATTATACAAGGCAGGCAGCAACATATCATTGCACACAAGATGAAAGGCATAGCGTATCCAATGCAACTAATGGTAAGAAAAGCTATACATAATCTGCAAAGTATGGATCTAATGTTAGTTTCGGTGATACCAGTGTGGGAAAGGAAGAACAAATAAAAAGGAAACAACTGGACCTGTACAAATTGGGAGCGTCAGAAGAAGATGAGTGCCCCCCAAAGATCCAAACGTTGCCAACAACAAACCACACTGCAAAGAAGCAATCCAAGGCCATCTTGAAATGATCTACCAGTGAACTAAGTCTGGAAAAAGAAACATCAATGCACGGTCAATAAGACTATTCATGATATAAGACAGAATCCAAGATCATAGTACTCACGATACACTGGTTCGCAAAATGTAGATATCATTTTCAAACACAGACTACATTTCTGTGAGAATCTCTATATGGCTATGCAAAGACTCGGAATACAGAAAAACTGAAGAATGCTTGGAAACACCTTTTATTATATCATATTAAAGAAATTGGAGAGAAGGTTATCAAAAAACAATAAAATTTCTAAGTTACTCTTATGAAGCATGAAGCAATTGTACCTAAAAAATCATCTAGCCGAAACTCGTACAATCTAACTAATGGCGTTTCTTAAGGCAACAACTGACTGCATCCTGAATTAGTGAACATGCTTAGTTGTGTTTAGGGTTAGTTGTACCCAAcagcaaaaataaagaagaaaacacATGAAAGAGAGTAATAAGCATATAATTACCTTGCATTGCTTTGCCTGGTCAAAATTTCTGTAGATGtgtttctaccatcttcctcatcT
This window encodes:
- the LOC107758960 gene encoding putative sulfate transporter 3.5, whose translation is MTSPKKSLHGVNYAPPRSFGTVLKANLKETLFPDDPFHEFKNEKLSIRIQKGIQYFVPMFQWLPKYNLGLFKFDLLAGITIASLAIPQGISYAKLANLPPIIGLYSSFVPPLIYAVFGSSKHLAVGTVATCSLLIAESIQEKVKPQENMQLYLSLFYTATFVSGLVQTALGVLRLGFLVDFLSHSTITGFMGGTAVIICLQQLKGILGLKHFTSHTDVVHVLRSVFENRKEWTWQCAVVGVIFLVFLQLSRYVRKKKPNLFWVSAIAPIIVVILGCLFAYLFHAEKHGIAIVGELSKGINPPSIHLLTFNPEYVYAAVKAGIITTIISLAEGIAIGRSFSIMNNEQIDGNKEMVAIGLMNIAGSFTSCYLTTGPFSKTAVNHNAGCKTQMSNVVMSLCMLLTLLFLAPLFGYTPLVALSAIIMSAMLGLIDYEKFYHLYKTDKFDFLICMVAFLGVAFISMDMGLMMSVGLALVRALLYVARPPTCKLGNITETVFRDVEQYPGVDGIQGILILKLGSPIYFPNSNYVRERILRWVRDEESLENSKRNEVEFLLLDFGGITSIDITGVETLFEIRRCLDAKGIKMILINPRLGVMEKLIVTRFIDVIGKESVFLTIEDAIETCRFSLKCSSQSKREDVEIA
- the LOC107758961 gene encoding E3 ubiquitin-protein ligase At1g63170, translated to MAVTSEELTQENPTDRFPLLMEQAESHERNEHVIDVEQGGGPSSSGSSDNGSPRGLEMPNHEDRPPGRHSSSSSNDSISQSPSIARRGEGSDRRWSPFNTLLWLSIELVFTLGQIVAAIVVLSLSRGENPETPLFAWVVGYATGCAASLPLLYWRYLHRYRATDRRSAQLRQGSPQVNSTAEPNSYITISLTRTSDEEDGRNTSTEILTRQSNARLSSLVDHFKMALDCFFAVWFVVGNVWIFGGHSSSSDAPNLYRLCIAFLTISCIGYAMPFILCAMICCCLPCIISILGVRENMHGVRGATEESINALPTHKYRVKTNGTGSNGNKNSEGEEGGFIATGTEKERAISGEDAVCCICLTKYEDNDELRELPCSHFFHTQCVDKWLKINASCPLCKSEIGIKDTNEEPLQQS